A stretch of the Theileria equi strain WA chromosome 1, complete sequence genome encodes the following:
- a CDS encoding hypothetical protein (encoded by transcript BEWA_029640A), producing MEIGDLLKCLSSIVKVNYYDRDLLRMLSREFVDDMDKLDIEQISTLLHCYYKQNVYSCDLVETAGRIATGILDKIEDPVVVQEEPVEETGLFGMLKSILPQKQVDKPVIFTHKYLSGIARYFSYFGYKNPGLFLSIARVLMAHQRTIDLFTKSIVFSSINPAMLIQACKSLAVATDSTGPPDNPMGVTRTNIVALLECARDEMESGHALKHENDPDEFDMGILLSSSLMSKDTAKLVYDIFRVSSSVKNLSKMALRYLDNLCLLSLIDKRQDVNLDERLGHEEVKSYRETLEVLMAKISDSVDELVDLNGRLGSRGMVQHASKEMDGYALEHENLPSISKEGGYLPKDSPYLASIRNIFIDSLSTSMAVVNAFLRVSCGSSVHFCDELAPPTVGDESINSPSKSKLHQGGVAKVLKYTLEDNNIHTRLHQRAGDVRLDYSVRRMATRVAEQMELYGCLGQSVHNLTNVFETFCLLSTLDGGMPLGTENVSKEVIKQLVTFDRESIYRIKLAMNMSGLKDEDLDYYINKFPRFTRMDKRKHRMTFSDPWTRFINVNIASAQGMH from the coding sequence TCTATCTAGCATCGTCAAGGTCAACTATTACGATCGCGACCTTCTTCGCATGCTCTCCAGGGAATTTGTAGACGACATGGACAAGTTGGATATTGAGCAAATTTCCACTCTTTTGCACTGTTATTACAAGCAAAATGTCTACTCTTGTGACTTGGTTGAGACTGCTGGAAGAATTGCTACAGGCATACTTGACAAAATAGAGGATCCTGTAGTAGTACAAGAAGAACCTGTTGAAGAGACTGGTCTCTTTGGAATGTTAAAGTCGATACTACCGCAAAAACAGGTGGATAAACCAGTAATTTTCACTCACAAATATCTCTCTGGAATCGCAAGGTATTTTTCCTATTTTGGGTACAAGAACCCGGGACTATTTCTTTCAATCGCAAGGGTCCTGATGGCGCACCAACGCACCATTGACCTTTTTACAAAGTCAATTGTCTTTTCGTCCATAAATCCTGCCATGCTCATCCAGGCTTGCAAGTCTCTAGCGGTTGCTACGGATTCCACCGGTCCTCCGGACAATCCAATGGGAGTTACAAGGACAAACATTGTGGCTCTGCTGGAATGTGCAAGGGATGAAATGGAGTCTGGACATGCTCTCAAACACGAAAATGATCCAGATGAGTTTGATATGGGTATTTTGCTATCCTCAAGTCTAATGTCAAAGGATACTGCGAAACTGGTCTATGACATTTTCAGGGTATCTTCAAGCGTCAAGAATCTCTCCAAAATGGCTCTACGATATCTCGATAACTTGTGTCTCTTGAGCTTAATTGATAAGAGACAGGACGTGAATCTGGATGAACGACTGGGGCATGAAGAGGTTAAAAGTTACAGGGAGACTCTAGAAGTTTTAATGGCCAAAATTAGCGACTCCGTAGATGAATTGGTGGACTTGAATGGACGGCTAGGTAGCAGAGGAATGGTACAGCATGCAAGCAAAGAGATGGATGGGTACGCCTTAGAACATGAAAACTTGCCGAGTATAAGCAAAGAGGGAGGATACCTGCCCAAAGATTCTCCATACCTTGCATCCATTCGAAACATTTTCATAGACTCGCTATCTACATCAATGGCTGTAGTGAATGCATTCTTGAGGGTTTCTTGTGGCTCTAGTGTGCATTTTTGCGACGAGCTTGCACCTCCTACTGTAGGCGATGAATCTATAAATTCACCCAGCAAATCTAAATTGCACCAAGGTGGAGTGGCCAAAGTCCTGAAATACACCCTGGAGGATAACAATATACACACTCGATTGCATCAAAGGGCTGGAGATGTTAGGCTGGATTATTCTGTCCGCAGAATGGCCACTAGAGTGGCGGAGCAGATGGAACTTTATGGCTGTCTGGGCCAGTCTGTCCACAATCTTACAAACGTCTTTGAGACCTTTTGCCTCCTCTCAACACTGGATGGAGGAATGCCATTGGGAACTGAGAATGTCTCGAAGGAAGTCATAAAGCAGTTGGTAACCTTTGACAGGGAGTCAATTTATAGGATAAAGCTGGCCATGAACATGAGCGGtttaaaggatgaagatCTCGACTATTACATTAACAAGTTTCCAAGATTCACAAGGATGGACAAGAGGAAGCACAGGATGACATTTTCGGACCCATGGACCCGTTTCATAAATGTAAACATAGCAAGTGCCCAAGGCATGCACTAA